The following is a genomic window from Aliidongia dinghuensis.
CTCGGTCGTGCGCAGCAGCGAATAATGATTGTACGGCGTCGGGTCCGAGAGCCCGCGTGGCCCGTGATTGGTGATGACGATGGTCGGGATGCGGCCGCCGCCGAAATTGGCGGCGCTCCTGGGATCGCTGGCGCAGCAGCCCTGCGGCTGGGCGGCACCGTCCTTCGGATGGTGGTCTTCGTCGAAGGTCACCACGATCGCGCTGTTCTCGCGGGACTTCCAGATGCGGGACCGCATGATCCGGGTGACGAGATCGGCCGTGACCTTGTCGCCGCGCCGTATCCGGCCGGAAAGATTGCCTTTCCGGCAATCGGCCGGGATGTTCGGCCCCTCGTCCAGCCCATGCATCTCGTTGCACTGGTTGGGCACGATATGGGCATAGGCAGGCAGGCTACCCGCCTTGAGGTCGCGGCCCAGCTGGTCGAAGCCGACGATCTTGGCGGCGCGCACCGGGTCGTCCTGGACTGATCTGAAGTTCATGAAGCCGTTGTGCTTCATGGCATAGAGTTCGGCCGGCTTGCCCGGCACCGGCTTGTCGAGCCGGGGCCAGCGGACCGCGTCCGAGCCCGGCGCCGGAATGTCCTCGAAGTAGCCTTTCCAGGTCAGGCCCTTGGCCTCGAGCTGCGCCATCAGGCTGGGAGCCGTGACGGTGTGATCCACATAGTCGGGCCGGTCCGACTTCTCGCAGGCCAGGTCTTTGACGCCGGGCCGGCAGAAATTGGCGTCGTCGTCATGGATGCCGAACGTGTCCCCGCCCAGGAGCGCGATGTAGTTGCCCTCGCTTGGATGCACCTCGCCATAGAACTGCGTGGCAAGGCCGTATCGCCCGGCGAGGCGGGTGAGGTTCGGCGCGTCTGGGCTGCCGATGATCCGATCGAAGCCCTGGTTCTCCTCGATGATGACGAAGATATGGGCATAGCGCGGCATCGGCGCCTCGGCCGCCCCTAGAGGGGCGGCTCCAGCCATCATGCCCAGGGTCGCGGCGGCAAGCGCCAGACGGCGCATCAAAACGACATCCTGAGGCCGGCGGTGTAGGTCGCGTCATAGACCTCGCGCTGGATCGGCCGGTTGCCGCTCGATCCTTCGGTGAATTTCAGCGGCGTGTCGGTCAGGTTCTTGGCGTTGAAGTAGACCTGGAAATTCTTGGTCAGCTCGTAGCTGGCGCCCAGGTCGAGGCGGAAGCGGGCGGCCGACCAGGTGTCGGTCGCGTCCGAGCCGCCAACGGCGAAGATGTTTTTCGAGACATAGGAGCTGGCAAGGCGCACCGTCACCGGTCCGTTCTCATAGAAGACGGCCGCGTTGAAGTTGTTGCGCGAGGTCGAGGGCAGGAGACTGTGCTCGCCCGGCCGGATCTCGACCGAAGATTGCACATAGGTGTAGTTGCCGTCGAAGCCGAACCCGTCGAACGGATGGGGCAGGAAGGTGAATTTCTGGATATAGGCGAACTCGGCGCCATAGGCCTGGGCATTGCCGCCATCGGTAAAGGTCGAGATCGAATAGATATTGGGATCGCCGGCCACGAACTGGCTGTGCACCAGGCCCGGGACGATATAGTGCTGGAATTCCTTGTCGAACAGGCCGAGGGACAGGATGCCGGCCTGGGGAAGCGAATAGGCGAGCGAGGCGTCGAAATTGTCCGCGGTCGTGGGCTTCAGCGACGGGTTGCCCTCGATGACCGTGAGCGCGCCCTGGTCGAGCTGAACCGACGGCGTGATCTGGTTGAAGCCGGGCCGGGCGATGGCCGTCGAGTAGGCGAGGCGCGCCTGGAGTTCCGGCGTCACCGCATATTTCGCCTGCAGGGTCGGGAAATAGTCGAGATAGTTCTGTGAGAACTGGTTGGGCGTCACGCTGACATTGCCGTTGGGGTCCGTCGTCTCCTTGTTGGCGCGGTAGGTGGCATTGGTCTGTTCCAGCCGGACGCCGCCCAGCAGGTCGAGCTTGCCGAGATTGATCGTGTATTGGGCATACCCGGCGTAGACATCCTCGTTGTCCCGCTGGAAGGCGGCGAGGTCGCTCAGGTTGTCGGCGAGGATCGAGGCTGCGCTGCGAAACAATATTCCCTGGGGATTTGCGACCAGGGAGCGGATCGTCTTGTTGTTCGGCCCAAGGCCCAGGTCGTAGCGTCCGCCGTAATAGACGAGCTCGGGCCCGGACACGAAGTCGGTGAACGGCAGCACGACGCCCGGCGCCAGATTGTAGGTCTGAGTGGTCTGGTTGACGTTGCGCTCGCGCAGGCGGACGGCGCCGCCGACCTTCAGCTCGCCCTCGTGCTCGCCGAGGTCGAGCGGCAGCGTGGCGTCCAGGTTGCCGCTCCATTCCGTATCGAAATCGTGGAACTGGCTGTTCTGGACGCCCTTCAGCTGGTAGAGCGCCGAATTGGCCGGATTGGTGCCGTCGATCGTGTGGAACGACGGGTGGTTCGGATCGGTCGTGTTGTCATAGACCAGCGCCACCGGGTTCGGATCCACGAAGGTGCTGTTGTAGTCATAAGGCTTGTTGTCGCTGCCCTGAGCATAGGCGCCGCGATAGTCGAGCCGGAGGCCGCCCAGCACGCTGTTGCCGCCCCAGGTGAAGAGGCGGGTCTGCACCGTCTCGCGCTCGTCGCGGAGCGATTTGTTGAGCTCGGCGGACGGGGCGAGGAACAGGTTGGGGTTCTGGGGATCCGCCTGATAGTTCGCCAGCAGATTGCCGTTGGCGTCCGTGTCCATGTTGTTGATGGTCAGGCGGTTGCGGTTGATCGTCTCGTTGTAGCCGGTCTGGGCGGCACGGAAATAGAAATGGTTCAGGTCGTTCGGGTCGAAATCGACCTCGCCGCCATAGCCGTAGCGTGTCCGGTGATAGAGATAGCGGCGGAAATCCAGCTGGTTGAACGCCTTGTCCGGCACGCCTTTCGACTGGTTGTCGGAATAGGTTGCCTCGACATCGTCGATGCCGCGCTGGTCGTCATAGACCGAGCCGGTGGCGAGGATGCCGAACGGCCGCGGATTGGTGAAGAAGCCGCTGGTGGCCGGCCGGGCGTTCGTGTCGTCGAACGGGCCGGTGCCGGGCTCGAGGCCGAAGCGTCCGCCGACAGTGAGGTCGCCCTGCAGGATCGGCGTGTCGCGCAGGGGCTCGAAGCCGGTGCCCAGCGTCGCGTCGAGGAAGGCGTGGCCATCGGCCGGCAGGGCCTTGGGCACGATCTCGATCGAGCCGCCCAGGGCCTCGGCGTCCATGTCGGGTCGGTTGGTCTTGGTGATCTCGATGCCGCCGATGAAGCCCGCGGGGATCGCATCGAACGCCACGGCGCGGCCGCCGCCGGACGGCGTCGCCAGGTTCGAGGCCGGCAGGCGCACGCCGCCGAAGCTCGTGCCGTTCAGGTCGGCATCGAGACCGCGGATATTGATGAAGCGGCCCTCGCCCGTGTCGCTTTCCAGCGAAATGCCGGGCATGCGCTGCAGCGCCTCTGCGGCATTGACGTCGGGCAGCTTGCGGATCTCTTCCTGCGGCTGGATGTCGACGATGTTGGGTGCGCGCTTCTTGGCTTCGAGCGCCTCGGCGCGGGTCCCTGTCAGGCTGGGCGTCGGGGTGGGCGCCGCGGAAGCCGCATTGTTGTCCGTCACCGAGACCTGGCCGATATCGGTCGAAGTGTCATCGGCCAGGGCCGGCGCTGCGAGCAGTGCCAGGGCGGCAGTGGTCGCCAGCATGGCGAGACGTTGGTGGCGGATCGGGTTGCGCATGAAAGATCCCTTGAAATCGGCGCGCACGGCGGCGCAGCCGGCCGCGGAGCGGCGGGCTGGAGCCATGGGCGTCAGACTGAAGTCGAACGGGGCCGCGGGAGGGCGGCGACGCGGCGCACCCTATTGGCCCGAAATGGCCGGCGCGTGTTGTCGCGGTGAAATGTGAATTTCAAAGTTCACCGATTTTCAATGATCGGCAGCAGGCCTGACGCGAGCCTCAGGCGGCGAAGAAATTCATCTCGACCTTCAGGCCTGGCCGGTTGTCGGCCAGCCGCAGGGTGACGCCGTGGAGAGCGGCGACGGCCGCGACCAGGCTGAGGCCCAGCCCGTTGCCGGGTGTGGAACGGCTCGCCTCGAGCCGGAAGAAGCGCTGGAAGACCTTGTCCCGCAGGTCTTCCGGAATGCCGGGGCCGCCATCCGATACGAAGAGGGTGCTGCCACCCGTGCAGCGGACGGCGCCAACGGTGATGCCCGTGCCGCCCGGCGAGTGGCGGATGGCGTTCTCGATGACGTTGGCCATCATCTGCACCAGCAGCTCCCGGTCGCCGTGCACGCGGAGGCCGCGCTCGATTTTGGCCACCAGCGCCTGTCCTCGCTCCTCCGCCACCGGCTGGTAGAACTCGGTGAGGCTGGCGGCGAGTTCCGATAGATCGACTTCGGTGAAGGAGCTACGGCCGCTGCCGGCCTCGATCTGGGCGATACGCAGGATGGCGCCGAACGTGTCCAGGATCTCGTCGATCTGGCCCAGAGCCCCCGCGACCGTCTCGCGCAGCTCCTCGGCCGAGCGGGCACGCTTGTGGCCGCGCTCCAGCCTCTGCCGAAGCCGGGTCAGCGGCGTCCGCAGGTCATGGGCGATGTCGTTCGAGACCTGGCGCATACCCTCCATCAGGCCCTGGATCCGGTCGAGCATGACATTGAGATTGCCGGCCAGATGGTCGAATTCGTCATCGGTGCCGGTGACCGGCATGCGGCGGCTGAGATCGCCGTCGATGATGGCCCGGCTGGCGCGGCTCACGGCCTCGACCCGGCGCAGCAGCATCGCACTGGTCGCGATGCCGCCGACAGCCGCCAGGCCGAGGGTCGCCAGGACCGCGACACCGAAGACACGCTTGATGAGGCGCTGCATCTCGTTCAGCACATGATTGCTGTGGGCGACCAGGAGGTAGGCGTCGTCGACGGTCGTCATGCCGCGCCCGCGGAACCCGGGAGCGGCATCGCCGTCGTCGTCCTGGTTGGCCGTCTTGGACCGGTCGACGATCCCCTCGACGGGCGGCTGGGCCGGCAGGTTGCCGGCCATCACATGGCCGTTCCTGTCCTGCAGCAGGTAATAAACGCCCGCGGTCTTCCAGTCGATGCGCTCCTCGACTTCTTCCTTGACCGCCTGGAGCCCTTTGGGCGCCTCGCCGGTCTCGATGTCGCGCAGCTCGGCCGCCACTTCCTCGTCCAGCTGCCGCGACATGAAGCCGGCGCTGGACCAGTAGATGATGGCGAACAGCACGGCGACCGAGGCCGTGAAGATTGCGGCCGAGAGAAGGATGAGGCGGAAGCTGGTGGTCCGCAGCAGCCTAGGCAGGGGCACGGAGGCAATATCCTTCGCCGCGGACAGTATGGATGAGCTCGTCCCGGAAGCCCTTGTCGACCTTGCCGCGCAGCCGGCTGATATGGGATTCGACGACGTTCGTGCGCGGGTCGAAATGATAATCCCAGACATTCGCCAGCAGCATCGTGCGGGTAACCGTCTGGCCGGCATGGCGCATGAGGTATTCCAGCAGCCGGAACTCCCGTGGCTGGAGGCCGATCTCGTGCGGGCCGCGGCGGACCTGCCGGCCCAGGAGATCCATTTCCAGGTCGCCCACGCGCAGCATCGTCGACGCGGGCTGGCTGCGCGGCCGGCGGCCGAGCGCCAGCACCCGGGCAGCCAGCTCGGGAAAGGCGAAGGGCTTTACCAGATAGTCGTCGCCGCCGGCATTCAGCCCCTGCACCCGGTCTTCGATGCCGGACATGGTGGTAAGGAACAGGATCGGCGTCTCGATCCCGCCGCCGCGCAGCATCTTGACCAGGCCCAGCCCATCGAGCCCCGGCAGCATCCGGTCGACGATCATGAGGTCCCAGGCCTCGTCGACTGCCCGCATCAGCCCCTTGCGGCCATCCGGCGCCACGGCCACGTCATGGCCTTCATCGACGAGCCCCTCGGCGAGATGGTCGGCCGTCTCGGCATCATCCTCGATCAGCAGGATCTTCAAGCGCGTTCTCCGCCCCGCGTCATCTGTCGAACGAGCAGCGTTAGCGGCGGATTGTTACAAGCTTCCGATCCGGGCCGGACTTGCCCTGTCGATGACTCATCGACGTTACGGAACGCCAATAATCGAAAAATATAGATTTTCCAACCGTCATATGGCGGCAATATTCGCCTCGCCAATATCGCTCTCGATTTTGGGGCGTGTCCCCTTCTGTTGAGGATCAGGGCGATCGATGATGGTGAGGCGTTTCTGGAAGCGCGCGATTTCCTGCGCGCTGCTGCTGGCATTGGCGGTATTCATGGCGGCACCTGCACGGGCCGACGGCGGGGAGTTGCCGGCTTATCGCCTAACGAAGACGGTTCGACTGGGCGGGGCCGATCATTGGGACTATCTGACGCTCGATGCCGCGCGGCACCGGCTCTATATCGGCCATGACACCGAAGTGACCGTGGTGGACAGCCTCTCCGGCAAGCGCCTCGGCGCCATTTCCGGACTGGCTGCGGCCCAGGGGGTTGCCGTCCTGCCCGGCCGCGGTTACGCGGCGAGCGGTGAGCAGGGTGAGCTCGTCGCCTTCGACCTGCAGAGTTTCAAGCCGCTGGCGCGGATCAAGACGGCGTCCGATGCCGATGCCGTGGTTTATGATCCCGTCTCGACCCATCTCTTCGTCGCTAACGGCG
Proteins encoded in this region:
- a CDS encoding alkaline phosphatase family protein; its protein translation is MRRLALAAATLGMMAGAAPLGAAEAPMPRYAHIFVIIEENQGFDRIIGSPDAPNLTRLAGRYGLATQFYGEVHPSEGNYIALLGGDTFGIHDDDANFCRPGVKDLACEKSDRPDYVDHTVTAPSLMAQLEAKGLTWKGYFEDIPAPGSDAVRWPRLDKPVPGKPAELYAMKHNGFMNFRSVQDDPVRAAKIVGFDQLGRDLKAGSLPAYAHIVPNQCNEMHGLDEGPNIPADCRKGNLSGRIRRGDKVTADLVTRIMRSRIWKSRENSAIVVTFDEDHHPKDGAAQPQGCCASDPRSAANFGGGRIPTIVITNHGPRGLSDPTPYNHYSLLRTTEAAFGLSPFLGHAADEGAGVVAMTPLFASGK
- a CDS encoding winged helix-turn-helix domain-containing protein; protein product: MKILLIEDDAETADHLAEGLVDEGHDVAVAPDGRKGLMRAVDEAWDLMIVDRMLPGLDGLGLVKMLRGGGIETPILFLTTMSGIEDRVQGLNAGGDDYLVKPFAFPELAARVLALGRRPRSQPASTMLRVGDLEMDLLGRQVRRGPHEIGLQPREFRLLEYLMRHAGQTVTRTMLLANVWDYHFDPRTNVVESHISRLRGKVDKGFRDELIHTVRGEGYCLRAPA
- a CDS encoding TonB-dependent receptor; this encodes MRNPIRHQRLAMLATTAALALLAAPALADDTSTDIGQVSVTDNNAASAAPTPTPSLTGTRAEALEAKKRAPNIVDIQPQEEIRKLPDVNAAEALQRMPGISLESDTGEGRFINIRGLDADLNGTSFGGVRLPASNLATPSGGGRAVAFDAIPAGFIGGIEITKTNRPDMDAEALGGSIEIVPKALPADGHAFLDATLGTGFEPLRDTPILQGDLTVGGRFGLEPGTGPFDDTNARPATSGFFTNPRPFGILATGSVYDDQRGIDDVEATYSDNQSKGVPDKAFNQLDFRRYLYHRTRYGYGGEVDFDPNDLNHFYFRAAQTGYNETINRNRLTINNMDTDANGNLLANYQADPQNPNLFLAPSAELNKSLRDERETVQTRLFTWGGNSVLGGLRLDYRGAYAQGSDNKPYDYNSTFVDPNPVALVYDNTTDPNHPSFHTIDGTNPANSALYQLKGVQNSQFHDFDTEWSGNLDATLPLDLGEHEGELKVGGAVRLRERNVNQTTQTYNLAPGVVLPFTDFVSGPELVYYGGRYDLGLGPNNKTIRSLVANPQGILFRSAASILADNLSDLAAFQRDNEDVYAGYAQYTINLGKLDLLGGVRLEQTNATYRANKETTDPNGNVSVTPNQFSQNYLDYFPTLQAKYAVTPELQARLAYSTAIARPGFNQITPSVQLDQGALTVIEGNPSLKPTTADNFDASLAYSLPQAGILSLGLFDKEFQHYIVPGLVHSQFVAGDPNIYSISTFTDGGNAQAYGAEFAYIQKFTFLPHPFDGFGFDGNYTYVQSSVEIRPGEHSLLPSTSRNNFNAAVFYENGPVTVRLASSYVSKNIFAVGGSDATDTWSAARFRLDLGASYELTKNFQVYFNAKNLTDTPLKFTEGSSGNRPIQREVYDATYTAGLRMSF
- a CDS encoding ATP-binding protein, which codes for MPLPRLLRTTSFRLILLSAAIFTASVAVLFAIIYWSSAGFMSRQLDEEVAAELRDIETGEAPKGLQAVKEEVEERIDWKTAGVYYLLQDRNGHVMAGNLPAQPPVEGIVDRSKTANQDDDGDAAPGFRGRGMTTVDDAYLLVAHSNHVLNEMQRLIKRVFGVAVLATLGLAAVGGIATSAMLLRRVEAVSRASRAIIDGDLSRRMPVTGTDDEFDHLAGNLNVMLDRIQGLMEGMRQVSNDIAHDLRTPLTRLRQRLERGHKRARSAEELRETVAGALGQIDEILDTFGAILRIAQIEAGSGRSSFTEVDLSELAASLTEFYQPVAEERGQALVAKIERGLRVHGDRELLVQMMANVIENAIRHSPGGTGITVGAVRCTGGSTLFVSDGGPGIPEDLRDKVFQRFFRLEASRSTPGNGLGLSLVAAVAALHGVTLRLADNRPGLKVEMNFFAA